A single Chryseobacterium sp. DNA region contains:
- a CDS encoding carbamoyl phosphate synthase small subunit, which produces MKKKLILESGEVFHGEGFGAELETAGEVVFNTGMTGYQELISDPSYCGQIVCMTYPLIGNYGINRDDYESIEPAIKGLIVKELCDLPSNFRTQITLDELFKKKNLSGISGIDTRRLTRILRNHGVVKGKIVNADADESAAASELKSTNFPINQVEIVSTKTPYANPNRGFKVVLVDFGAKLGIIRELSQRNCDIIVVSQDTTAEDILLMNPDGIMLSNGPGDPEDVPHALDMIRGLLGKVPIFGICLGHQLIGLACGAKTFKLKFGHRGGNHPVLDLEKNRVAITSQNHGYAVDQESLKGTDLIETHIALNDRTNEGLRHKIHPCFSVQYHPEASPGPEDANYLFDEFIQMMEDFKK; this is translated from the coding sequence ATGAAGAAAAAATTAATACTGGAGTCCGGTGAAGTGTTTCATGGAGAAGGTTTCGGAGCAGAGTTGGAAACTGCAGGGGAAGTAGTTTTCAATACCGGAATGACAGGGTATCAGGAATTGATCTCTGACCCATCATACTGCGGTCAGATAGTTTGTATGACCTATCCGCTTATCGGGAATTATGGTATTAACCGTGATGATTATGAAAGTATCGAGCCGGCAATCAAAGGGCTTATCGTAAAAGAACTTTGCGATCTTCCTTCCAATTTCCGTACCCAGATCACTTTAGATGAATTATTTAAAAAGAAAAACCTTTCAGGAATTTCAGGAATCGACACCAGAAGACTGACGAGAATTCTTCGTAACCACGGGGTAGTGAAAGGAAAAATCGTAAATGCTGATGCTGACGAAAGCGCAGCAGCTTCGGAATTAAAATCAACGAACTTCCCGATCAATCAGGTAGAAATAGTTTCTACAAAAACTCCTTACGCAAATCCTAACAGAGGTTTCAAAGTAGTATTGGTTGATTTTGGCGCCAAGCTGGGAATCATCAGAGAATTATCCCAGAGAAATTGTGATATCATTGTCGTTTCTCAGGATACCACAGCAGAAGATATCTTATTAATGAATCCTGATGGAATCATGCTTTCAAACGGCCCTGGAGATCCGGAAGATGTACCGCATGCATTAGATATGATCCGCGGACTATTAGGAAAAGTTCCGATCTTTGGGATCTGCTTGGGACACCAATTGATCGGTTTGGCCTGTGGAGCGAAAACATTCAAATTAAAGTTCGGACACCGAGGAGGAAACCACCCGGTGCTGGATTTGGAGAAAAACAGAGTGGCCATCACTTCTCAGAACCATGGATATGCCGTAGATCAGGAAAGCTTGAAGGGAACAGATCTAATCGAAACACATATTGCTTTGAACGATAGAACCAATGAAGGGTTGCGACACAAAATTCACCCTTGCTTCTCTGTTCAGTATCACCCTGAAGCGAGCCCAGGCCCGGAGGACGCGAACTACCTGTTTGATGAGTTTATTCAAATGATGGAGGACTTTAAGAAGTAA
- a CDS encoding aspartate carbamoyltransferase catalytic subunit: MFTITELSTEKINSILTEALAFANGKTAKIEGEVFCSNLFFEDSTRTKTSFDIAERKLGLQVVPFDASHSSVNKGESLYDTVKTIESLGVNLVVIRDKKDRYFEELKNIAIPVINGGDGTGNHPSQCMLDLMTIYQEFGKFEGLKIGIVGDVKHSRVANSNAEALRRLGAKVYFSGPEHWFDEGALINGTYLSVDELIAEVDVLMLLRIQHERHDAAMSFSASEYHKRYGLTKEREQAMKKGAIIMHPAPINRGVEIDSELVECERSRVFKQMQNGVFARMAILKETLEEKGFTFKVN, from the coding sequence ATGTTTACGATTACAGAACTAAGCACCGAGAAAATCAACAGTATACTGACAGAAGCACTGGCTTTTGCAAACGGAAAAACTGCCAAAATTGAAGGAGAAGTTTTTTGCTCAAACCTTTTCTTTGAAGACAGTACAAGAACGAAGACGAGTTTTGATATTGCCGAAAGAAAACTGGGATTGCAGGTGGTTCCTTTTGATGCTTCCCACAGTTCGGTAAACAAAGGTGAGAGTTTATATGATACCGTGAAGACCATTGAAAGTTTAGGAGTAAACTTAGTGGTGATCCGCGATAAGAAAGACAGATACTTCGAAGAATTAAAAAATATTGCAATTCCTGTAATCAACGGCGGAGACGGAACAGGAAATCATCCTTCACAGTGTATGCTGGATCTGATGACCATCTATCAGGAGTTTGGAAAATTCGAAGGATTGAAAATTGGAATTGTAGGAGACGTAAAACACAGCCGTGTGGCGAACTCCAATGCTGAGGCCCTAAGAAGATTGGGAGCTAAAGTATATTTCTCAGGACCGGAGCATTGGTTCGACGAAGGGGCATTGATCAACGGAACTTATCTTTCGGTAGATGAACTGATCGCTGAAGTGGATGTTCTGATGCTATTAAGAATCCAGCACGAAAGACATGATGCAGCAATGAGTTTCTCAGCTTCTGAATACCATAAAAGATATGGTTTGACTAAAGAAAGGGAACAGGCCATGAAGAAAGGAGCTATCATCATGCACCCGGCACCGATCAACAGGGGAGTGGAAATAGATTCTGAGCTGGTAGAATGCGAACGTTCAAGAGTTTTCAAACAGATGCAGAATGGTGTTTTTGCCAGAATGGCGATCCTGAAAGAAACGTTGGAAGAAAAAGGGTTTACTTTTAAGGTAAACTGA
- a CDS encoding Lrp/AsnC family transcriptional regulator, with protein MDLKDKMILSIIQEDSTLSVKEISEKIGLTFTPTYERIKQLEKQGIIQKYVGLLNREKLGLNIVVYCNVRLKEQSKKVLETFEKNIGKYDEVQEIISLSGEYDYMLKIIAKDINSYNEFAVNVISNIPNIGQYHSSIVLHEVKKSTKFKIDLE; from the coding sequence ATGGATTTAAAAGACAAAATGATTCTCAGCATTATTCAGGAAGACTCCACTTTATCTGTTAAGGAAATTTCAGAAAAGATAGGTCTTACCTTTACTCCTACGTATGAGCGAATCAAACAATTGGAGAAACAGGGGATCATTCAGAAGTATGTCGGGCTTTTAAACCGTGAAAAACTGGGTTTGAATATTGTCGTCTATTGTAATGTCCGTCTTAAAGAGCAATCCAAGAAAGTATTGGAGACTTTTGAGAAAAACATTGGAAAATATGATGAGGTCCAGGAAATCATCAGCCTTTCCGGCGAATATGACTATATGCTGAAGATTATTGCAAAAGACATCAACTCCTACAATGAATTTGCGGTCAACGTGATCTCCAACATTCCCAACATTGGGCAATATCACAGTTCTATCGTACTTCATGAAGTGAAAAAGTCTACCAAATTCAAAATTGACCTGGAATAG
- a CDS encoding four helix bundle protein, whose translation MHNFEKLIFWQKSIELAKQVYIICADLPKDEKFGLISQIKRSVISIPSNIAEGAGRNNDSEFYHFLGIANASSFELQTQLILIKELELVNTETVNSLISNLNEIQRMIYTFKSNLKK comes from the coding sequence ATGCACAATTTTGAAAAACTGATTTTTTGGCAGAAATCTATAGAACTTGCAAAACAGGTTTATATAATTTGTGCAGATCTACCAAAGGATGAAAAGTTCGGTTTAATTTCTCAAATTAAAAGGTCTGTAATCTCAATCCCTTCAAACATTGCTGAAGGAGCAGGGAGAAATAATGATAGTGAATTTTATCACTTTCTTGGAATTGCAAACGCATCCTCTTTTGAATTACAAACTCAATTGATTTTAATAAAAGAATTAGAGCTGGTCAATACAGAAACTGTCAACAGTTTAATATCAAATCTGAATGAAATTCAAAGAATGATTTATACATTCAAATCTAACTTAAAAAAGTAA